One stretch of Hymenobacter chitinivorans DSM 11115 DNA includes these proteins:
- a CDS encoding SRPBCC family protein, which yields MAVIEVQTSIQASPLICYTLALSVDLHSISAQKTQETIIGGVRSGILQLGDSVTFRARHFGLWQTLTSKITQAKPPVYFCDEMQQGAFKSMRHEHHFEEQEFGTVMRDVFAFESPLGLLGRAVDFLLLEKYLRTFLVERGRVIKHYAESSPWQEIIKLENDPVETGAGN from the coding sequence ATGGCAGTCATCGAGGTTCAAACCAGCATTCAGGCTTCGCCTCTGATCTGCTACACGCTGGCCCTGAGCGTGGATCTGCACTCCATTTCGGCCCAAAAAACGCAGGAGACGATAATAGGCGGCGTCCGCAGCGGCATCCTGCAGCTTGGGGATTCCGTCACGTTTCGGGCCCGGCACTTTGGCCTCTGGCAAACCCTGACCAGCAAAATAACGCAGGCTAAGCCGCCGGTCTATTTCTGCGATGAAATGCAGCAAGGCGCCTTTAAGTCAATGCGCCACGAGCACCATTTTGAGGAACAGGAATTTGGTACCGTTATGCGGGACGTATTTGCATTTGAATCACCACTGGGGCTACTAGGCCGGGCAGTAGACTTTCTCTTGCTGGAAAAGTATCTGCGCACGTTTCTGGTTGAGCGAGGTAGAGTTATTAAGCACTACGCCGAAAGTAGCCCCTGGCAGGAAATCATCAAGCTGGAGAATGACCCTGTGGAAACCGGTGCAGGTAATTGA
- a CDS encoding energy transducer TonB, which translates to MRKVLRIGIPGLLLAAGILLSLPEAASGQAPRSYPYRTVTYLAPNGAQLPGPEGAGSRIERTFRDSLSGSARHYNAAGKLERITPYAVMDVLKLGPETTYYDTGQLHTKDDYVGSKRNGEFVVYYPDSKVRRREIYVDDKRQSGECYAPDGSMVPFYEYRTMPLFKGASMSEKAGMNKVLAAVAATLQYPASALRNQTQGQVFVTLTVGPAGEVTGVSLAKSVSPDLDAAAIAAVKRLPAFTPGHVDGVNTGFAFILPINFAITGGSTQYPSPMRHRGGVYPVDRPTFRN; encoded by the coding sequence ATGCGCAAGGTCCTCCGCATTGGAATCCCCGGCCTGCTGCTGGCAGCGGGTATACTGCTTAGCCTGCCCGAAGCAGCTTCCGGGCAGGCTCCGCGTAGTTATCCGTATCGTACCGTGACTTACCTGGCCCCCAACGGAGCCCAGCTGCCCGGCCCCGAGGGAGCCGGCTCCCGGATTGAACGAACATTTCGGGACAGTCTTTCCGGCTCGGCCCGGCACTACAACGCTGCGGGGAAGCTGGAGCGAATCACCCCTTACGCCGTGATGGACGTCCTTAAGCTCGGACCCGAAACGACATACTACGACACCGGGCAGCTGCACACCAAGGATGACTATGTCGGCTCAAAGCGCAACGGCGAGTTTGTGGTGTATTACCCGGATAGCAAGGTAAGGCGCCGCGAAATCTACGTGGACGACAAGCGCCAAAGCGGCGAATGCTACGCCCCGGACGGAAGCATGGTGCCCTTTTATGAGTACCGCACCATGCCGCTTTTTAAAGGAGCGAGTATGAGCGAAAAGGCAGGCATGAACAAAGTGCTTGCGGCAGTGGCAGCTACCCTGCAATATCCGGCCAGCGCGTTGAGAAATCAAACCCAGGGTCAGGTGTTTGTAACCTTGACCGTAGGGCCGGCAGGGGAAGTCACGGGCGTTTCTCTCGCCAAGAGCGTGTCCCCGGATCTGGATGCGGCTGCCATTGCTGCCGTGAAAAGATTGCCGGCCTTTACTCCAGGCCACGTGGACGGAGTGAATACGGGGTTTGCTTTTATCCTGCCGATTAACTTTGCCATAACGGGCGGCTCAACGCAATACCCATCACCGATGCGGCATCGGGGCGGGGTGTACCCGGTAGACCGGCCAACATTTAGAAACTAA
- a CDS encoding DUF4241 domain-containing protein: MRVFYVLLAAASLATSFCTSKPSGITGPGNRAVHLLPYHVTAEPAVFETSFFPNAQVQEDSVTIDLMPNFLGNLPVPSGRIIATDPVAMRTTAFTTEFPHGRFPVELAVARFRGAERVAFARIVFSAKPVARWELALIPGQTPLLLHDSTYYGYSVDAGTALFIDADFMTGLGNQLNNQSTYEQLFIKSFEPSSPGKFYPTGFLYAAQSDTLAAFTTGWGDGSYATYVGFDYQNHPCRLLTDFQVISWK; the protein is encoded by the coding sequence ATGCGCGTTTTTTATGTGTTGTTGGCAGCAGCTAGCCTAGCTACAAGCTTTTGTACTTCTAAACCGAGTGGAATAACGGGCCCTGGCAACAGAGCTGTACACCTCCTACCCTATCATGTCACGGCTGAGCCCGCCGTATTTGAAACCAGCTTTTTCCCGAACGCTCAGGTTCAAGAAGATAGTGTCACAATCGATCTGATGCCCAACTTCCTGGGCAACCTACCAGTGCCTTCCGGCCGCATCATTGCCACCGACCCGGTTGCCATGCGCACTACGGCTTTCACAACTGAGTTCCCCCACGGCCGCTTTCCGGTAGAGCTGGCTGTTGCTCGATTCAGGGGGGCTGAGCGAGTGGCCTTTGCCCGTATTGTATTTTCGGCCAAGCCAGTAGCAAGATGGGAATTGGCCCTCATTCCGGGCCAAACGCCTCTACTCCTTCACGATTCTACCTACTATGGCTACTCGGTAGACGCTGGCACAGCGCTCTTTATTGATGCTGACTTCATGACGGGATTGGGTAATCAATTAAACAACCAATCAACTTATGAACAGCTGTTTATTAAAAGCTTTGAGCCGTCATCCCCTGGTAAATTCTATCCAACAGGTTTCTTGTACGCGGCGCAAAGTGATACATTGGCGGCTTTTACAACAGGCTGGGGTGACGGTTCCTACGCCACCTATGTAGGCTTCGACTATCAAAATCATCCTTGTCGTTTGCTGACCGATTTTCAAGTCATATCTTGGAAATAA
- a CDS encoding LIC11966 family surface protein, whose amino-acid sequence MRISTLLLAGALFTGLSFTARAQAYTDPGTYNNAIVAEQLIMQKKCLRYISKSAHSENERKIEARRQDVVAQNKASLAKISHMPGYKGNTEFRDRAKAAFQQMLNVYSVDYQKVNTLAVGRSKSLEAMQRYFDALEAAENKLEVAGDSVQAAQQRFATRFNLTMTEDREARKMNEVIRQVSEVNTYQHKIFLAYFRLERANAQLTDGLNAQDAKRFEAARLALEAETDKTLAELDAIPAFRGKDTQYRDAVRDYAKFYVIWSGNQFKKMTELLEQKDRLTKTDADAFNGYINAYNKQNHKLLEAYNNAGNAFQAAYIPVFND is encoded by the coding sequence ATGCGCATTTCTACCCTCTTACTGGCCGGAGCCTTATTTACCGGCCTTTCCTTCACCGCCCGCGCCCAGGCCTACACCGACCCGGGCACCTACAACAACGCCATTGTGGCCGAGCAGCTGATAATGCAGAAAAAGTGCCTGCGTTACATCAGCAAATCGGCCCACAGCGAGAATGAACGCAAAATCGAGGCCCGCCGTCAGGATGTGGTGGCCCAGAACAAGGCCTCACTGGCCAAAATATCCCACATGCCCGGCTACAAAGGCAACACCGAGTTTCGGGACCGGGCCAAGGCCGCCTTTCAGCAGATGCTGAATGTGTATTCGGTCGACTACCAGAAGGTCAATACCCTGGCCGTGGGCCGCAGCAAGAGCCTGGAAGCCATGCAGCGCTACTTCGACGCCCTGGAGGCGGCCGAAAACAAGCTGGAAGTGGCCGGCGACAGTGTGCAGGCCGCCCAGCAGCGCTTCGCCACCCGCTTCAACCTGACCATGACCGAGGACCGGGAAGCCCGCAAGATGAACGAGGTCATCCGGCAGGTGTCGGAGGTGAACACCTACCAGCACAAGATTTTCCTGGCCTACTTCCGCCTCGAGCGCGCCAATGCCCAGCTCACCGACGGCCTCAACGCCCAGGATGCCAAGCGCTTTGAAGCCGCCCGGCTGGCCCTGGAAGCCGAAACCGACAAGACCCTGGCCGAACTGGATGCCATTCCGGCCTTCCGCGGCAAAGACACCCAGTACCGCGACGCGGTGCGCGACTACGCCAAGTTCTACGTTATCTGGAGCGGCAACCAGTTCAAGAAGATGACCGAGCTGCTCGAGCAGAAGGACCGCCTGACCAAAACCGACGCCGACGCCTTCAACGGCTACATCAACGCCTATAACAAGCAGAACCACAAGCTGCTGGAAGCCTACAACAACGCCGGCAACGCCTTCCAGGCCGCCTACATCCCGGTTTTCAACGACTAA
- the dprA gene encoding DNA-processing protein DprA, translating into MPISTDELLFHEVALTLFPGIGPQLTRQLMSYGGSAKNVLMLPPGKLRKIPGVGPTTVATLTGGERTTALKKAEDTLRKAEKDGVQLLFYTSRQYPSRLKTIPDAPVLLYYQGTANLNQPKTIGIVGTRKATDYGREQTEKLVQGLVAHRPLVISGLAYGIDIAAHRAALQEGLETVGVMATGLDVLYPAAHRKTAEKMLTQGGLLTEFAFGTQPDRYNFPARNRIIAGLSDGTVVVEAARKGGALITAEIALSYNKDVLAIPGNLGSAASEGCNDLIKANKAALYGEPADLEQLLNWDAALHQSGKFKPTPTYDPADFTAEEFQLLEVLLASKEEQMDNLSWKAQLPVNKVATLLLGLEFRGVVKALPGKKFVLV; encoded by the coding sequence ATGCCTATTTCTACCGACGAATTACTCTTTCACGAAGTTGCCCTCACCCTCTTCCCCGGTATCGGGCCGCAGCTTACGCGGCAGCTGATGAGCTATGGGGGCTCGGCCAAAAACGTGCTGATGCTGCCCCCGGGCAAGCTGCGCAAGATTCCGGGCGTGGGCCCGACCACCGTGGCCACGCTGACCGGCGGGGAACGAACCACCGCTTTGAAAAAGGCCGAAGACACGCTGCGCAAGGCCGAAAAAGACGGGGTGCAACTGCTGTTCTACACCAGCCGGCAGTACCCGAGCCGGCTCAAAACCATTCCCGACGCGCCCGTGCTGCTCTACTACCAGGGCACGGCGAACCTGAATCAGCCCAAAACTATCGGCATCGTGGGCACGCGCAAAGCCACCGACTACGGCCGGGAGCAAACCGAGAAGCTGGTGCAGGGCCTGGTAGCCCACCGCCCGCTGGTCATCAGCGGCCTGGCCTACGGCATCGACATTGCCGCCCACCGCGCCGCCCTGCAGGAAGGCCTGGAAACCGTCGGCGTCATGGCCACCGGCCTGGACGTGCTCTACCCCGCCGCCCACCGCAAAACGGCCGAGAAAATGCTGACCCAGGGCGGTTTGCTCACTGAGTTTGCCTTCGGCACCCAACCCGACCGCTACAACTTCCCGGCTCGTAACCGGATTATTGCCGGCTTGTCGGATGGCACCGTAGTGGTGGAAGCCGCCCGCAAAGGCGGGGCCCTGATAACAGCCGAAATTGCCTTAAGCTATAACAAGGACGTGCTGGCCATTCCCGGCAACCTGGGCAGTGCCGCCTCTGAGGGCTGCAACGACCTGATCAAAGCCAACAAAGCCGCCCTCTACGGGGAGCCGGCCGATTTGGAGCAGCTCCTCAACTGGGACGCGGCCCTGCACCAGAGCGGCAAGTTCAAGCCCACGCCTACCTACGACCCGGCCGACTTCACGGCCGAGGAGTTTCAGCTGCTGGAAGTGCTGCTGGCCAGCAAGGAAGAGCAGATGGACAACCTGAGCTGGAAAGCCCAGCTGCCCGTGAATAAAGTGGCTACCCTGCTGCTAGGCCTCGAGTTTCGGGGCGTGGTGAAGGCTTTGCCGGGCAAGAAGTTTGTGCTGGTGTAA
- a CDS encoding cupin domain-containing protein, translating into MSAQAIIEKLQMLPHPEGGYYQETYRAAQIITTEKGVRNLSTAIHYLLEDADKSHFHRIQSDELWLFHQGQALEIVLIQHGQLVTIALGNDLERGEVPQAVVPAHTWFGARIKGGQGFALVSCTVAPGFDYQDFELAERETLTREFPQLRAVIEQFTRGN; encoded by the coding sequence ATGAGCGCCCAAGCCATTATCGAGAAACTGCAGATGCTGCCGCACCCGGAAGGCGGCTACTACCAGGAAACCTACCGGGCGGCGCAGATTATTACCACCGAAAAAGGCGTCCGCAACCTCAGCACGGCCATTCACTACCTGCTCGAAGACGCCGATAAGTCCCACTTCCACCGGATTCAGTCGGATGAGCTATGGCTTTTTCACCAGGGCCAGGCCCTGGAAATCGTCCTGATTCAGCACGGGCAGCTGGTTACCATTGCGTTGGGTAATGACCTGGAGCGGGGGGAAGTACCCCAGGCCGTCGTTCCGGCCCATACCTGGTTTGGGGCCCGGATAAAAGGCGGGCAAGGCTTTGCCCTGGTCAGCTGCACGGTGGCCCCAGGCTTCGACTACCAGGACTTTGAGCTGGCCGAGCGGGAAACCTTGACCCGGGAATTCCCCCAGCTGCGGGCGGTGATTGAGCAGTTTACCCGCGGCAACTAA
- a CDS encoding thymidylate synthase has product MQQYLDLVRHILDHGTQKTDRTGTGTLSIFGPQMRFDLQQGFPLVTTKKVHLKSIIHELLWFLQGDTNIKYLTDNGVKIWDEWADENGDLGPVYGKQWRNWPRPDGSHIDQISEVVRQLTTSPDSRRILVSAWNVAELDQMHLMPCHALFQFYVADGRLSCQLYQRSADVFLGVPFNIASYALLTLMMAQVTGLQPGEFIWTGGDTHLYSNHLEQARLQLTREPRPLPHMRLNPAVQDIFSFRYDDFTLENYDPHPAIKAPVAV; this is encoded by the coding sequence ATGCAGCAGTACCTCGACCTCGTCCGCCACATCCTCGACCACGGCACCCAGAAAACCGACCGCACCGGCACCGGTACGCTCAGTATTTTCGGCCCCCAGATGCGCTTCGACCTGCAACAGGGCTTCCCGCTGGTGACCACCAAGAAGGTCCACCTGAAAAGCATCATCCACGAGCTGCTGTGGTTTTTGCAGGGCGATACCAATATCAAGTATCTGACTGACAATGGGGTAAAAATCTGGGATGAGTGGGCCGACGAAAACGGCGACCTGGGCCCGGTGTACGGTAAGCAGTGGCGCAACTGGCCCCGGCCCGACGGCTCCCACATCGACCAGATTTCGGAAGTCGTGCGCCAGCTCACCACCTCACCCGACTCGCGCCGCATTCTGGTGTCGGCCTGGAACGTGGCCGAGCTGGACCAGATGCACCTGATGCCCTGCCACGCCCTGTTCCAGTTTTACGTAGCCGACGGCCGGCTTAGCTGCCAGCTCTACCAGCGCTCGGCCGACGTATTCCTGGGCGTGCCCTTCAATATTGCCAGCTACGCCCTGCTCACGCTCATGATGGCCCAAGTCACGGGACTACAGCCCGGCGAGTTCATCTGGACCGGCGGCGACACTCACCTGTATTCCAACCATTTGGAGCAGGCCCGCCTGCAGCTCACCCGGGAGCCGCGCCCCTTGCCCCACATGCGTCTTAACCCGGCGGTGCAAGATATCTTCAGTTTCCGCTACGACGACTTCACACTGGAAAACTACGACCCGCACCCCGCCATCAAGGCTCCCGTAGCCGTGTAG
- the alaS gene encoding alanine--tRNA ligase has translation MSLPTASHVRQQFLDFFASKGHHIVPSAPIVVKDDPTLLFINSGMAPFKDYFLGNKPAPYKRIADTQKCLRVSGKHNDLEEVGYDTYHHTMFEMLGNWSFGDYFKKDAIAWAWELLTEVYKLEKDRLYVTYFEGDEKDGTAADSETQDLWRQYTTDDRILPGNKKDNFWEMGDTGPCGPCTEIHIDLRSAEERAQKPGRELVNADHPQVVEIWNNVFMEFQRLADKSLIKLPEQSVDTGMGFERLMMAVSGVKSNYDTDVFQPLIRFIAAEAGVQYHGTAPATVNDQPATENEKTDIAIRVLADHIRTISFAIADGQLPSNVKAGYVIRRILRRAVRYAFSSLGQKQPFLYKLVPVLAEQMKDIFPELQQQTQFVQRVVEEEEVAFLKTLENGLRRLDALEETARQNGNRIDGKTAFELSDTFGFPLDLTALIAREKGLSVDEEGFQKELAQQKNRSRNAQETEQSDWTVVLESEEQPAFVGYDLEEAPAKILRYRKIDKKGKTEYQVVLDQTPFYAESGGQIGDTGYLTSPLSKVRVIDTKKENDLIVHTVLDLPQDLDADFSAKIDHARRELIRKNHTATHLLQAALREIIGSHVQQKGSLVNDKLLRFDFSHFTKVTDEQLREIERMVNERIRQQIPLDERRNVPIAEAKNLGAMALFGEKYGEFVRVITFDKNYSVELCGGTHVRGTGEIGFFKITSESAVGAGVRRIEAVTGETAEAYVDQQIDLLNQVREALGNPQHLLPSLQKQTEEIAGLRKQIEQFEQQSINQQKDQLAAQVKPLGGVNFLAAQVQVGSADGLKTLAYNLRQTVDNLVLVLGADIEGKPQLAVMLDDEIAKAGKLNASTLVRELAKEIQGGGGGQPFFATAGGKNVAGLGAAIAKAEELVSRSNG, from the coding sequence ATGTCACTTCCCACCGCCAGCCACGTCCGCCAGCAGTTCCTGGATTTCTTCGCTTCCAAAGGCCACCACATCGTGCCCTCGGCGCCCATCGTGGTGAAGGACGACCCCACGCTGCTGTTCATTAACTCGGGCATGGCCCCGTTCAAGGACTATTTCCTGGGCAACAAGCCTGCGCCCTACAAGCGCATTGCCGACACCCAAAAGTGCCTGCGCGTGAGTGGCAAGCACAACGATCTGGAAGAAGTAGGCTACGACACCTACCACCACACCATGTTCGAAATGCTGGGCAACTGGTCGTTTGGCGACTACTTCAAGAAGGACGCCATTGCCTGGGCCTGGGAGCTGCTCACCGAGGTGTACAAGCTGGAAAAGGACCGCCTCTACGTCACCTACTTTGAGGGCGACGAGAAGGACGGCACCGCCGCCGACTCCGAAACCCAGGATTTGTGGCGCCAGTACACCACCGACGACCGGATTCTGCCCGGCAACAAGAAGGATAACTTCTGGGAAATGGGTGATACTGGTCCATGTGGTCCGTGCACCGAAATCCACATTGATTTGCGCTCCGCAGAGGAGCGGGCCCAGAAGCCCGGCCGCGAATTGGTAAACGCCGACCACCCGCAGGTAGTCGAAATCTGGAACAACGTGTTCATGGAGTTCCAGCGCCTGGCCGACAAGTCCCTCATCAAGCTGCCCGAGCAGAGCGTCGACACCGGCATGGGCTTCGAGCGCCTGATGATGGCCGTGTCGGGGGTGAAGTCGAACTACGACACCGACGTATTCCAGCCCCTGATTCGCTTCATTGCCGCCGAGGCCGGCGTGCAGTACCACGGCACGGCCCCGGCTACCGTGAACGACCAGCCGGCCACCGAAAACGAGAAAACCGACATTGCCATCCGGGTGCTGGCCGACCACATCCGCACCATCAGCTTCGCCATTGCCGACGGGCAGCTGCCTTCCAACGTGAAGGCCGGCTACGTGATTCGCCGCATCCTGCGCCGGGCCGTGCGCTACGCCTTTTCGTCCTTGGGCCAGAAGCAGCCCTTCCTCTACAAGCTCGTGCCCGTGCTGGCCGAGCAGATGAAGGATATTTTCCCCGAGCTTCAGCAGCAAACCCAGTTTGTGCAGCGCGTGGTGGAAGAGGAGGAAGTGGCTTTCCTCAAAACCCTCGAAAACGGCCTGCGCCGCCTCGATGCCCTGGAAGAAACCGCCCGGCAGAACGGCAACCGCATCGACGGCAAAACGGCCTTTGAGCTTTCCGACACCTTCGGCTTCCCGCTCGACCTCACGGCCCTGATTGCCCGCGAAAAGGGCTTGTCGGTGGACGAGGAGGGCTTCCAGAAAGAACTGGCCCAGCAGAAAAACCGCAGCCGCAACGCCCAGGAAACCGAACAGTCGGACTGGACCGTGGTGCTGGAATCGGAGGAGCAGCCGGCTTTCGTGGGCTACGATCTGGAGGAGGCCCCGGCCAAAATCCTGCGCTACCGCAAAATCGACAAGAAGGGCAAAACCGAGTACCAGGTGGTGCTCGACCAGACCCCGTTCTACGCCGAGTCGGGTGGGCAGATTGGCGACACGGGCTATTTGACCAGCCCGCTGAGCAAGGTGCGGGTGATTGACACCAAAAAGGAAAATGACCTGATTGTGCACACCGTCCTGGATTTGCCCCAGGACCTGGACGCCGACTTCTCGGCTAAAATCGACCATGCCCGGCGCGAGCTGATCCGCAAAAACCACACGGCTACCCACCTGCTGCAGGCTGCGCTGCGCGAAATCATCGGCTCACACGTGCAGCAGAAAGGCTCGTTGGTAAATGACAAGCTGCTGCGCTTCGACTTTTCCCACTTCACCAAGGTCACCGACGAGCAGCTGCGCGAGATTGAGCGCATGGTCAACGAGCGGATTCGCCAGCAGATTCCGCTCGATGAGCGCCGCAACGTGCCCATTGCCGAGGCCAAAAACCTGGGCGCCATGGCCTTGTTCGGCGAGAAGTACGGCGAGTTCGTGCGCGTCATCACCTTCGACAAAAACTACTCCGTGGAGCTCTGCGGGGGGACCCACGTGCGTGGCACCGGCGAAATCGGCTTCTTCAAAATCACCTCCGAAAGCGCCGTGGGCGCCGGGGTGCGCCGCATCGAGGCCGTAACCGGCGAAACCGCCGAAGCCTACGTCGACCAGCAAATCGACTTGCTCAACCAGGTGCGCGAGGCCCTGGGCAACCCCCAGCACCTGCTGCCCAGCCTGCAGAAGCAGACCGAGGAAATTGCCGGCCTGCGCAAGCAGATCGAGCAGTTTGAGCAGCAGAGCATCAACCAGCAGAAAGACCAGCTGGCGGCCCAGGTGAAGCCCCTCGGCGGCGTCAACTTCCTGGCCGCTCAGGTGCAGGTCGGCTCGGCCGATGGCCTCAAGACCCTGGCCTACAACCTGCGCCAGACCGTGGACAACCTTGTGCTCGTACTCGGCGCCGACATCGAGGGCAAGCCTCAGCTGGCCGTGATGCTCGACGACGAAATTGCCAAAGCCGGCAAGCTCAATGCCTCGACTTTGGTGCGCGAGCTGGCCAAGGAAATCCAGGGTGGGGGCGGCGGACAGCCGTTCTTCGCCACGGCCGGTGGCAAGAACGTGGCCGGCCTGGGCGCGGCCATTGCCAAGGCCGAGGAGCTGGTGAGCCGCAGCAACGGTTAA
- a CDS encoding nuclear transport factor 2 family protein, which yields MRPILVLLCSLFVFSAFAQRGAPRPPEPKVAQQVLQLERRWNEAIVSRDTAFISGLLAPDFLHVAADGSVNDKKTVLLAVSNPNSVINPFQSQDVRVRQYGNNTVVLTGWYLQTGTWLSQPFALRLRYTDVFVKLRGRWHAVSTQVALLPAARKS from the coding sequence ATGCGTCCCATCCTGGTCTTGCTGTGTAGTCTGTTCGTCTTTTCTGCCTTTGCCCAGCGCGGTGCGCCCCGGCCGCCCGAGCCTAAAGTGGCTCAGCAGGTGCTACAGTTGGAGCGGCGCTGGAATGAGGCCATCGTCAGCCGCGACACGGCCTTTATCAGCGGCCTGCTGGCTCCCGATTTCCTGCACGTGGCGGCCGACGGGAGCGTGAACGACAAGAAAACCGTGCTGCTGGCCGTCAGCAACCCCAATTCGGTTATCAACCCTTTCCAAAGCCAGGACGTGCGGGTGCGGCAGTACGGCAACAACACCGTAGTGCTGACCGGCTGGTATCTGCAGACCGGCACCTGGCTCAGCCAGCCCTTCGCCCTGCGCCTGCGCTACACCGACGTATTTGTGAAGCTGCGGGGCCGTTGGCATGCCGTTTCTACCCAGGTGGCCCTGCTACCGGCCGCGCGCAAATCCTGA
- a CDS encoding aminotransferase class IV yields the protein MLLLNNQLLPTATLPLPNRGLAFGDGFFETLVYADGHLRYAAHHAARLQQAAAALYLTLPAELATASALEATLAGLAVASELPRARLRLQLWRTGGGRYTPTTDNAEWLATAEEFVPNDSPIRQADFAQATQTLYSPLSFCKGPQAWLYVRAAQERQQRGLEEIILCDAAGHVAEAGAAAVFWVRNGQLFTPAVTTGCVAGVRRAHLLAVARQHALPCTEGLFTRQDVEAAEAVFVANVAAIRSVVNVGSTAFRPAHALLAQLRRWEQVEERN from the coding sequence GTGCTGCTGCTCAACAACCAACTGCTACCTACCGCTACTCTCCCCTTGCCCAACCGCGGCCTGGCTTTTGGCGACGGTTTTTTTGAGACGCTGGTGTATGCCGACGGCCACCTGCGCTACGCGGCCCACCACGCCGCCCGCCTGCAGCAGGCCGCCGCCGCCCTCTACCTGACCCTGCCCGCCGAACTGGCTACGGCCTCCGCCCTGGAAGCTACCTTAGCCGGGCTGGCAGTGGCCAGTGAGCTGCCCAGGGCCCGGCTGCGGCTGCAGCTGTGGCGGACCGGGGGGGGGCGCTACACGCCCACAACCGATAATGCGGAGTGGTTGGCTACGGCGGAAGAATTTGTACCGAACGATTCCCCGATTCGGCAGGCCGATTTTGCCCAGGCAACCCAGACGCTATATTCTCCGCTGAGCTTTTGCAAGGGTCCCCAGGCCTGGCTCTACGTGCGGGCAGCTCAGGAGCGGCAGCAGCGCGGCCTCGAGGAAATTATCCTTTGTGATGCCGCCGGGCATGTGGCCGAGGCCGGCGCTGCGGCGGTTTTCTGGGTGCGAAACGGGCAGTTGTTTACCCCGGCCGTGACGACGGGCTGCGTGGCCGGGGTGCGCCGGGCCCACCTGCTGGCGGTGGCCCGGCAGCACGCCCTGCCCTGTACCGAAGGCTTATTTACCAGGCAGGACGTGGAGGCGGCGGAGGCCGTATTCGTGGCTAATGTGGCCGCTATTCGGTCGGTGGTCAACGTGGGCTCCACGGCGTTTCGGCCCGCTCACGCCCTGCTGGCTCAGCTCCGGCGCTGGGAACAGGTCGAAGAGCGGAATTAG
- a CDS encoding MerR family transcriptional regulator, translating into MPYKERDIEKQYFTIGEVAAQFNVAPSLIRFWETEFEELRPRKSKKGNRLYTPQDVDIFRTIYHLVKERGYTIPGARDMLKQKGPQLKEKIDVIQSLEKVRGFLVTMKKELDAIGKAQQG; encoded by the coding sequence ATGCCCTACAAAGAGCGCGACATCGAGAAGCAGTATTTCACCATCGGCGAGGTGGCGGCCCAGTTCAACGTGGCCCCGTCGCTGATTCGCTTCTGGGAAACCGAGTTTGAGGAACTGCGCCCGCGCAAAAGCAAGAAGGGCAACCGCCTCTACACGCCCCAGGACGTGGATATTTTCCGCACGATTTACCACCTGGTCAAGGAGCGCGGCTACACCATTCCCGGCGCCCGCGACATGCTCAAGCAGAAAGGCCCCCAGCTCAAGGAGAAAATCGACGTAATTCAGAGCCTGGAAAAGGTGCGTGGCTTTCTGGTGACCATGAAAAAGGAGCTGGACGCCATTGGTAAGGCGCAGCAAGGGTAG